In the genome of Chryseobacterium phocaeense, the window ATTAATGGTGCGTGGGCAAAACTGCAGGATGACGGTCCTACTTATGCTAATATCGGGTATTCTACGGTGCTGAGAACCAGTGATGCTATGGGGAGCGATGCCGCTGTCCTGACCAACAAATATGGTTTTCCTTCTGCCTATGCGTTTACAGAACTGGTAAATAATACAGCTTCCCGGGTGCAGTTTATCTGGTTTACGCTGTATTCCACCATTAATAATATGAACAATGTAATTACCCGTATTGATCAGACGGAAGGCAGCCAGGCGAAAAAAGACCAGGTAAAAGGACAGGCCAAAGCGCTGCGTGCCTTCTGCTACCTGAACCTGGCGAGCTTTTACCAGTTCAGCTATCTGAAGGACAAAACCGCACTTACCGCTCCGATCTATACGGAACCTTCCGCGATTGGTTCTGTTCCAAAGAAAAGAGCAAGCCTTGAGGAAATCTATACTTTGATTAAAAGTGATCTTACGGAGGCGGACCTTCTTTTGGCCAACTATTCTCGAAATAACAAAGATAAGATCAATAAAGCTGTGGTTAACGGTCTTTTAGCAAGAACCTATCTGAATACCGGGGAATGGAGCAAGGCCGCTGCAGCCGCAAAAATTGCCAGAACCGGCTATCCTCTGATGGCTGCTGAAAAGTATAAGGAAGGGTTCAATGATATCACCAACGGAGAATGGATCTGGGGGCACGGACAAACCCAGGAGCAGTCGGGGGCGAGCTATGCTTTCCATTATCTGGATGTATCGTCTTCGGGAAGTTATTATTACAGTTTTATGGCTGATCCTTTTTTCAAAGATTTATTTGATGCGAATGATATCAGATCCCAGCTTTTTCAGTGGGACGGAGTTCCGGGCAGGGAAGGTCTTTTGAGGTATTCAAAATTTAAATTTAAAACCGGTCTTATTGCTGATATTGTCCTGATGAGAGCCGCCGAAATGTACCTGATCGAGGCAGAAGCTGAGGCCAGAATTGGAAATGTCACGAATGCAATTACGGCTTTAAACGAATTAAAAGCAGCCAGAAACGCCAATCCTTACAGCGGATCTCTTACCCAGAATGAAGTGATCAAAGAAATCCTGATCGAAAGAAGGAAAGAACTTTTCGGGGAAGGTTTCTCCCTGTCAGATATTATCAGAACGCAGGGCAATGTAGTACGAAAACCTTATATAGATGCCGCCGGACAACCTATCAAAGTTCAGATCACCACTCCGGACGGAACGGTAAAAACGGTCAACGGAAGAGGGCATTCGGTCTTCAGTTTCCCGGACCAGTCTGCTTTTGCCCCGAACAGCAAATATTATCTGTTCAGTATTCCGCAGAAGGAGATTGAGAATAATCCTAACCTGTAATTATTTATTTAGATTTGATTTTTTAAAGCCACGATGTTTTGGTATCGTGGCTTTTTTATTGATATTAGTTATTATAAAGAATTTGCTGGAGCCTCTCATAATCGCCATCTTGTCCGAAATTTTCAATATTGGCTTTTGTTCCTGTTATTTGTTTCTGATGACAGTCAAAACATATTTTTGCTATTCCGATGTTTTTTTCTTTCTTCTTAAAAATCAAAATATCCCGATACACAGGAACGCAGGCATATTCAATATTTTCACTTACCGTCTTTTCAATAAATATCTCATTGATCTTTTTGAAGTTGTGAGATGGTATTGCTGATTTTTTGAAGCCGATTTTTTCCAGACTTTTTATAAACTCCGTATCATTTATATTTCTGGGAGTTTTGTTAATAATTAAATCAAGTTTTAACTGATCTTCTTTTGAGCGATTCGGAATCGTATCTAACGCCATGACCGAACCTTCATCAATACTGATATGATAATGATCTATTCCGTCATAATCAAAGTAGAGTTTTCTATATTTTGGAATGAATTCTTGTTCAACGGATTGATCGGATTGCTGTGTGGTATTGCTGCTTTGTTCCGCTTTTTTACAGCCTACAAAAAAGCAGGTAATAGTTATCAGCAGAAGTCTTAAATTTAATATTGTGTGGTTCTTCATCTGTGATTTCTATTTTTTATATTCATAGAGCCAGGTTGAACTGTTATAAATATGTTCTTCATGAGTGGCTCCTAAATCATAATCTGACGTGTGGTAGATGAGTTCTGGATTTGCCTTAGTTTGGGGTGTACAACCTATAAAAACAGATAAGAAATATTCCTACTGGAAACTTAAATTTTACAGGGAAGTTTACCCTCTCATTGGTGTATCCGTAAAAAGATATTGATTTCCTGGTTTAATCTGAGGATATGTACTATACACATTGTCAATTCCAAAAGCATTATATCATTTTAATTTATAGATAATTTATTTGACTCTATTACTCCTTTAAAAAAAGTATAATTTTTAAACTTCTGTACTTGTTTCTTTGTTAAATATTGATAAACTGATTCATCAATACATATCTTTAAAAACATATCGTATTTGATACCTTTTTCTAATGGATAATAGTCATAGGAGTAAATTTCCTCTGACTCGTTTAACTCTGTATAGTCGAACTTCTTTTTAAAAGTAATTTTTTGATGTGGTTTTAAAATTATTAGATGATTATACACATAATGGTTTACGTTTATCCAGCTATTATCTTTATCATTAATTTTATTTTTTTCTTTCCACTCCTTTATTATCTTTTCTTTTCTTTTTTTATACTTTTCGTCATTTTTTCTGTAAGGATTATTATCTGATATAAGCTCACCTTTATTCTGAATAAAGGCTTCTATATAGTTAGATTTGCTATCTGAAATCATGGGAATAAGTCCTAAATCAGGATAATTTCTCATCATAAAAAAATCATTACACTTATTTTCCTGATGATAAGTTTTGAATCCTACAGTGTCTATTGGTAATATATATGTATCAAAGGTATTGTTGATAATAGAAATAGTGAGAAAATTTTTATTCCTCTCGATACTATTTATTGTGAGTTTAATTTGAGATTTTGTAAATATTACACTCAAAATAAAAAATGCAAATAACCACTTTTTCATAATTTTAGGGATTGATTACGGAACTATTTAATGTATTTAAATTTTTATAAACTTTATCTACACCTCCTTGATGAATCGAAAATGTAAGCCTTTAGGTATGAATTTGCATTTATATTTATATTGTCACCATTATTATACATCCACATATAGGATCTATATTCTTTATAAAAACCATAACCGTGACTTCCCATTGTAGTTCTTCCCAAAATATTCATGATTATAGAGTAATTATATATTGAATCAAAAACATGTATCATTTCATGTCCTAATGTATAAGCATAGTTAAGCTTGGTCTTTAATAATGTTGTGTTTACTTGTATTTTGTTTGATTCCCCAACTTGCTTAGCAGGAACAATTGAGCCAAGTTTATCATTGATAGAAAACTCAGATTTAGTTCTAGTCAAGAGATTTTTTAATGTTGGTAACTTTTCTGTAAGACTTTCCCAATCACAAAACGTTGCTTTTGAATCAGGATCTAATCCTGTACCCTCAAACTCATCTTTTAATTGTTTTCTTAGAGGATCTTCATTACTCCCATTCTATGCATCACATGATTAAATCCAGCAACAAACCCACCAATTACAGCTCCCTGCCTGAAGTTACCTCCAGCTAGCTCAGATCCTACCCCTCCTAAAACAGCTCCC includes:
- a CDS encoding RagB/SusD family nutrient uptake outer membrane protein, whose amino-acid sequence is MKQLKYISFALIGLWSLTGCTNELETAPTDQASGEEVFKTAESAETVINGAWAKLQDDGPTYANIGYSTVLRTSDAMGSDAAVLTNKYGFPSAYAFTELVNNTASRVQFIWFTLYSTINNMNNVITRIDQTEGSQAKKDQVKGQAKALRAFCYLNLASFYQFSYLKDKTALTAPIYTEPSAIGSVPKKRASLEEIYTLIKSDLTEADLLLANYSRNNKDKINKAVVNGLLARTYLNTGEWSKAAAAAKIARTGYPLMAAEKYKEGFNDITNGEWIWGHGQTQEQSGASYAFHYLDVSSSGSYYYSFMADPFFKDLFDANDIRSQLFQWDGVPGREGLLRYSKFKFKTGLIADIVLMRAAEMYLIEAEAEARIGNVTNAITALNELKAARNANPYSGSLTQNEVIKEILIERRKELFGEGFSLSDIIRTQGNVVRKPYIDAAGQPIKVQITTPDGTVKTVNGRGHSVFSFPDQSAFAPNSKYYLFSIPQKEIENNPNL